In one Sphingobacterium daejeonense genomic region, the following are encoded:
- a CDS encoding glycoside hydrolase family 95 protein, producing the protein MKNLINLFLIIFPVFVYGQKEDIKLWYQQPAAKWTEALPLGNGRLGAMVHGRVDQELFQLNEESVWAGSKINNNNKQSAAHLKEIQDAIFESRFDDAKELATKYMVGTPARIRSYQPMGNLRVIYPWSKSDSKDYSRTLLLNEGLHTTSFNINGNKIDQTSFISAVDDALFLDWKSDEPISFSIELDRARDVKEYGAWQDGAYYVGQIQDSVKKDSGPAGNHMRFSAGFKVISIDGEFEVFKDEGKSGIKVKNIKNLKLAFTGATDYNLDKLDFDPSIDPLKNIERQLSGLKSNSNRDFYALHVNEHRSMFDRVSISLNAVGESELPTDQRLKAFSEGTEDFGLPVLFYQYGRYLLMSSSRSPGRLPANLQGIWNQEYEAPWNSDFHTNINLQMNYWPAESGDLGETSLILANFMKEIVKPGSETAKEMYDANGWTIHHLTDPFGRTGVADGVWGVSPMAGPWMTFPIYRHYAFSKDEKYLREIAYPILKGSLLWVLDFLVKSPEGYLVTNPSHSPENEFETDVNGKTVKSQLSYASTIDIQIIHELFDNFEQAAKKLKVDQDLVEKIVAVRLQMPPIRVGKSGAIQEWIHDYKEVEPGHRHMSHLLGLYPGNSINPNTVELFSAAKKTIENRLSAGGGHTGWSKAWIVNFLCSVVRWRES; encoded by the coding sequence ATGAAAAACCTAATAAACCTATTCCTAATTATATTTCCTGTATTTGTATATGGTCAAAAGGAGGATATAAAACTTTGGTATCAACAGCCTGCAGCAAAATGGACAGAAGCACTGCCGCTTGGAAATGGGCGACTTGGAGCAATGGTTCATGGGCGAGTTGATCAAGAATTATTTCAATTAAACGAGGAGAGTGTATGGGCGGGCAGCAAAATCAACAATAACAATAAACAATCAGCTGCTCATCTCAAGGAAATCCAAGATGCCATTTTTGAAAGCAGATTCGATGATGCCAAGGAATTGGCAACAAAATATATGGTAGGAACTCCAGCAAGGATTCGATCTTACCAACCAATGGGAAACCTTAGAGTGATATATCCTTGGAGTAAATCAGATTCAAAGGATTATTCACGTACGTTGCTTTTGAATGAAGGTTTGCATACAACTTCTTTTAACATCAATGGCAATAAAATAGATCAAACTTCTTTTATCTCGGCTGTTGATGATGCCCTTTTTTTAGATTGGAAATCTGATGAGCCTATTTCATTTAGTATAGAATTAGATAGAGCGAGGGATGTAAAGGAATATGGAGCTTGGCAAGACGGTGCTTATTATGTAGGGCAGATACAGGATTCGGTCAAAAAAGACAGTGGTCCTGCTGGAAATCATATGAGATTCAGTGCGGGATTTAAAGTAATATCAATTGATGGAGAATTTGAGGTATTCAAGGATGAGGGTAAATCTGGAATTAAGGTTAAAAATATTAAGAATTTGAAGTTAGCTTTCACAGGTGCAACGGACTATAATCTAGATAAACTTGATTTTGATCCTTCAATTGATCCTTTAAAGAATATCGAAAGACAGCTAAGCGGATTGAAAAGCAATTCAAATAGAGATTTCTATGCTTTGCATGTAAATGAACACAGATCAATGTTTGACCGAGTTTCTATTTCCTTAAATGCTGTTGGAGAATCTGAACTCCCAACAGATCAGCGTTTAAAGGCGTTCTCCGAAGGGACAGAGGATTTTGGTCTACCTGTTCTATTTTATCAGTATGGCCGATATTTATTAATGTCATCCAGCAGATCTCCGGGTCGACTTCCTGCAAATTTACAGGGTATTTGGAACCAAGAGTATGAAGCTCCTTGGAATTCAGACTTTCATACCAACATTAACTTGCAGATGAACTATTGGCCTGCGGAATCAGGTGATTTGGGTGAGACAAGTCTGATATTGGCAAATTTTATGAAGGAAATCGTTAAACCAGGTTCAGAAACTGCTAAGGAAATGTATGATGCTAATGGTTGGACGATCCATCATCTCACCGATCCTTTCGGCCGAACCGGGGTAGCTGACGGAGTATGGGGAGTATCGCCAATGGCGGGACCTTGGATGACATTTCCAATTTATAGACACTATGCCTTTTCAAAAGATGAGAAATACCTTCGAGAAATAGCCTATCCTATATTAAAAGGTTCTTTGCTATGGGTTTTGGATTTCTTGGTTAAATCACCGGAAGGATATTTGGTAACTAATCCTTCACATTCTCCAGAAAATGAGTTTGAGACCGATGTAAATGGGAAAACAGTTAAATCTCAACTCTCTTATGCAAGTACTATCGATATTCAGATTATCCATGAATTGTTTGATAATTTTGAGCAGGCGGCGAAAAAACTTAAAGTAGATCAGGATTTAGTTGAAAAAATTGTTGCCGTTAGATTGCAAATGCCTCCAATTCGAGTAGGCAAATCTGGTGCTATTCAAGAATGGATTCATGATTATAAAGAAGTAGAACCGGGACATCGGCATATGTCGCACCTTTTGGGCCTGTATCCGGGTAATTCTATCAATCCAAATACAGTAGAATTATTTTCAGCAGCTAAAAAAACGATAGAAAACCGTTTGTCTGCAGGTGGTGGACACACAGGCTGGAGTAAGGCATGGATCGTTAATTTTTTATGCTCGGTTGTTAGATGGAGAGAAAGCTAA
- the rpsO gene encoding 30S ribosomal protein S15, whose protein sequence is MYLSKEYKAEIFQEFAGSAENTGSAEGQVALFTKRIAHLTGHLKSNRKDFNTQRSLQKLVGKRRSLLAYLYKKDINRYRAIIKGLGLRDIIK, encoded by the coding sequence ATGTATTTAAGTAAAGAGTACAAAGCTGAAATCTTCCAAGAATTTGCGGGATCAGCAGAAAACACAGGTTCTGCAGAAGGACAAGTAGCTTTATTTACAAAAAGAATTGCTCACTTAACTGGGCACTTGAAATCAAACAGAAAAGATTTTAACACACAACGTTCACTACAAAAATTAGTAGGTAAACGTCGTTCATTATTAGCTTATTTGTACAAAAAAGATATCAACAGATATCGTGCTATCATCAAAGGCTTAGGCTTACGTGATATCATCAAATAA
- a CDS encoding acyltransferase family protein, which yields MIFLIGLGLNWFPFVQWSDGALQFREWVSSTDPDKGVRILGVLQRIAIAYFFASILAYYFKPRTLIYISAAILTGYWGLCAWLGTGDPYSLEGWFGTAIDKQILGVAHMYKGEGVPFDPEGLMSAMPAVIQVVFGYLAGVFIKKQGSVEWLWTRVPASHEPHFKLLSGMFVTGFILLVLAWTWSLGFPINKKIWTSSYVLYTTGLGILTIGTMIWYIEVQGVKNWLTKFFDVFGKNPLFIFVLSGLLPKTLGLIRIPNGVNELGEEKFTTPLSWFYQNVCAKLPGPPELGSFAYSLCFLAFMWAICYWLDQRKIYIKV from the coding sequence TTGATATTCTTAATAGGACTAGGTTTGAATTGGTTTCCATTTGTCCAGTGGTCAGATGGAGCATTGCAATTCAGGGAATGGGTGAGCAGCACAGATCCTGACAAAGGAGTTCGAATATTGGGGGTTTTACAACGGATAGCAATTGCATATTTCTTTGCGTCAATACTTGCTTATTATTTCAAACCACGGACCCTGATTTATATCTCAGCAGCCATTTTAACTGGTTATTGGGGATTGTGTGCCTGGTTGGGTACCGGAGATCCATATTCTTTAGAAGGTTGGTTTGGTACTGCGATCGACAAACAGATATTGGGAGTAGCACATATGTATAAAGGTGAGGGTGTTCCATTTGATCCGGAAGGTTTAATGAGTGCAATGCCAGCAGTAATACAAGTAGTTTTTGGATATCTGGCAGGTGTCTTTATTAAGAAGCAAGGCTCTGTTGAATGGTTATGGACAAGAGTCCCGGCAAGTCATGAGCCACATTTCAAGTTGTTGTCTGGCATGTTTGTTACAGGATTTATTTTATTGGTATTAGCCTGGACATGGTCTTTGGGCTTCCCGATCAACAAAAAAATATGGACCAGTTCATATGTTCTTTACACCACGGGATTGGGTATTTTGACAATCGGTACCATGATATGGTATATTGAAGTGCAGGGAGTGAAGAATTGGTTGACTAAATTCTTTGATGTTTTTGGAAAAAATCCCTTGTTTATTTTTGTGTTGAGTGGTTTGTTGCCGAAAACATTAGGATTGATCCGGATTCCAAATGGTGTCAATGAATTGGGTGAGGAAAAGTTCACCACACCTTTGTCTTGGTTTTACCAAAATGTTTGTGCTAAGCTTCCTGGACCTCCGGAGTTGGGATCATTTGCATATTCATTGTGTTTCTTGGCATTTATGTGGGCCATCTGTTACTGGTTGGATCAAAGAAAAATCTATATCAAGGTGTAA